The Virgibacillus phasianinus genome includes a window with the following:
- the recX gene encoding recombination regulator RecX, with protein sequence MKKITRITTQQKRKNRFNIFLDDGHGEKYGFSVDEAVLIEYKLRKNLELTDSMIETLIQKDDVHKSYTLTINFLSYRMRTKKEIHDYLIKKEVDEEPIKQIMDRLTSEGLLDDAMFADAFVRTRIQTSIKGPMLVKKELMEKGVSQQIAAKAIELYTFDVQLEKTNKWINKKLNKQGRESFKKQLQQLQGTLMQKGFEQDVIKEAIADLGDEKDDGAEWEAIKKHGEKLISKHKAKLTGFHLQNKVKEGLYRKGFTMEMINDFLDEAECE encoded by the coding sequence TTGAAAAAAATTACCCGTATCACCACACAACAAAAACGTAAGAATCGATTTAATATCTTTTTGGATGATGGCCATGGTGAAAAATACGGCTTTAGTGTAGATGAAGCTGTTTTAATTGAATATAAACTCCGTAAAAATCTTGAACTTACTGATTCAATGATTGAAACACTTATCCAAAAAGATGATGTACATAAATCCTATACCCTAACCATTAACTTTTTAAGCTACCGAATGCGAACAAAAAAAGAAATTCATGATTATTTAATAAAAAAAGAAGTTGACGAGGAACCTATAAAACAAATTATGGATCGATTAACGTCTGAGGGATTGCTTGATGACGCTATGTTCGCAGATGCGTTTGTACGAACTAGAATACAGACTTCGATTAAAGGTCCAATGCTAGTGAAAAAGGAGTTAATGGAAAAAGGCGTTTCCCAACAAATTGCAGCAAAGGCAATAGAGCTTTACACCTTTGATGTTCAGTTAGAGAAAACGAATAAATGGATTAACAAAAAATTGAATAAACAGGGAAGGGAATCCTTTAAGAAACAACTGCAGCAGCTTCAGGGTACATTGATGCAGAAAGGTTTTGAACAGGATGTTATTAAGGAAGCAATTGCCGATCTTGGTGATGAAAAGGATGATGGTGCAGAATGGGAGGCAATTAAAAAACATGGTGAAAAGCTCATAAGTAAACATAAAGCAAAATTAACGGGATTTCATCTCCAAAATAAAGTCAAGGAAGGGCTTTACCGAAAAGGATTTACAATGGAAATGATTAATGATTTTTTAGACGAAGCGGAATGCGAATAG
- a CDS encoding TIGR01777 family oxidoreductase, with product MNILITGGTGFVGSHLTEALTKENHHVYILTRYPDNYENTKQITYIAYDYYVRDLPAIHTVINLAGDTLFGYWTTEKKTNIMKSRTEVTQHVIEMMQQMEKKPEVFISASAIGFYGTSEDLIFTENTTEHGEDFLSSVAVAWETTAMQAADEMHIRTVCTRFGIILGEKGALSYMTVPIKMFAGGKIGKGEQWMSWVHIEDVVNSITFCMQNEHIEGPVNVTAPNPKRNKEFTKILTKVLNRPNWFTTPAPLVRTAMGEMSELMTKGQYVLPGKLNEHKYQFSYPYLQNALQEINLHKKPKKMSQSQ from the coding sequence GTGAATATATTAATTACAGGTGGTACTGGATTTGTCGGATCACATTTAACCGAAGCACTAACGAAGGAAAATCACCATGTCTATATACTGACGCGCTACCCGGATAACTATGAAAACACGAAGCAAATTACGTATATCGCGTATGATTATTATGTACGTGATCTACCCGCAATTCATACGGTTATCAATCTTGCTGGAGATACGTTATTTGGGTATTGGACTACCGAAAAGAAAACAAACATCATGAAGAGTCGCACAGAAGTTACCCAACATGTTATCGAGATGATGCAGCAAATGGAGAAAAAGCCTGAAGTGTTTATAAGTGCATCTGCAATTGGATTTTATGGTACTAGTGAGGATCTTATCTTCACAGAAAACACAACTGAGCATGGTGAGGACTTTCTTTCAAGTGTTGCAGTTGCCTGGGAAACGACAGCAATGCAGGCTGCAGATGAAATGCACATACGTACTGTTTGTACCAGATTCGGGATTATCTTAGGAGAAAAAGGCGCACTTTCTTATATGACAGTACCAATAAAAATGTTTGCTGGAGGTAAAATTGGTAAGGGTGAACAATGGATGTCATGGGTTCATATTGAGGATGTTGTCAATTCCATTACTTTTTGCATGCAGAATGAACATATAGAAGGTCCAGTTAATGTTACTGCCCCTAATCCGAAACGCAATAAAGAATTTACAAAAATACTTACAAAGGTATTAAATCGACCAAATTGGTTTACTACCCCTGCCCCACTTGTACGAACAGCTATGGGCGAAATGAGTGAATTGATGACAAAAGGGCAGTACGTGTTACCGGGCAAATTAAATGAACATAAATATCAGTTTTCCTACCCTTATTTGCAAAATGCTTTACAAGAAATAAACCTTCATAAAAAGCCTAAAAAAATGTCACAAAGTCAGTAA
- a CDS encoding GNAT family N-acetyltransferase gives MLKKRDLFEAPALFDLLKHKEVYPYVRHKAETSDEFYFITKQTVEAEEKGELISRTILDEFQHPIGTINLYDIQDQHGFLATWIGQPYFGKGYNKRAKELFFEELFFQHDIKGIFMKIRKTNIRSLKAILKIPYVSLGNTVYPEVYQAINQENDVYELFVISKEHYLSYHQFLTPSETEGGEEVS, from the coding sequence ATGTTAAAAAAACGTGATTTATTTGAGGCGCCTGCATTATTTGATTTATTAAAACATAAAGAGGTTTATCCATACGTGCGGCATAAAGCAGAGACAAGTGATGAGTTTTATTTCATTACGAAACAAACAGTAGAAGCCGAAGAAAAAGGGGAATTAATTTCAAGAACAATACTTGATGAATTCCAGCATCCAATTGGCACAATCAATTTATATGACATTCAGGATCAGCACGGATTTCTGGCAACCTGGATTGGTCAGCCATATTTCGGTAAGGGTTACAATAAACGGGCAAAGGAATTATTTTTTGAAGAACTATTTTTTCAGCATGATATTAAAGGTATTTTTATGAAGATAAGAAAAACAAATATACGTTCATTAAAAGCAATTCTTAAGATACCTTACGTTTCACTTGGAAATACTGTATACCCGGAGGTTTACCAAGCTATAAATCAGGAAAACGATGTATATGAATTATTTGTAATTTCCAAGGAACATTATCTGTCCTATCATCAGTTTCTTACTCCCTCCGAAACTGAGGGCGGCGAGGAAGTTTCCTAG
- a CDS encoding YfhE family protein, translated as MKGKTKGESSTLGNLNKTQEVLYQKEFNRANKVYQQLSQKSNRS; from the coding sequence ATGAAAGGCAAAACAAAAGGCGAAAGCAGTACACTCGGTAATTTGAATAAAACACAGGAAGTTTTATACCAAAAGGAATTTAATCGTGCGAATAAGGTTTATCAGCAACTAAGTCAAAAAAGCAATCGATCTTAA
- a CDS encoding ABC transporter ATP-binding protein, translating to MEISVKDLTKKYKDKYALDHVSFSILEPKIYGLLGRNGAGKTTFMEILAGHILATSGEITINNENPFDNQHLIESICLIKEGNNFKRDLSIKNVLCIYSMFYPTWDPDLAEELVKIYGLDKKAKVKTLSKGMESALGIIVGLSSKAPITIFDEPYIGLDAAARRRFYEILLEEYEKEKRIIIFSTHLIDEVSLLFEEILIIQDGRLILREEADVLRHSTCAVTGSIQQVEAFSKDKKVLNKKELAGMMTAFVYCRKEEAVAEGLKAEGIPVQELMIHLTENKGA from the coding sequence ATGGAAATTAGTGTAAAGGATCTTACGAAAAAGTATAAAGATAAATATGCCCTTGACCATGTTTCATTTTCAATTCTTGAGCCAAAGATATACGGATTACTTGGTCGAAATGGTGCTGGTAAGACAACATTTATGGAAATATTAGCTGGCCACATCCTTGCAACTAGTGGTGAAATTACGATTAATAATGAAAATCCATTTGACAATCAACATCTTATCGAATCAATTTGTTTAATTAAGGAAGGCAATAATTTTAAGAGGGATTTATCCATAAAGAATGTCTTATGTATTTATTCCATGTTTTACCCAACCTGGGACCCGGACCTGGCAGAGGAACTTGTTAAAATATATGGTTTAGATAAAAAAGCAAAAGTAAAAACGTTATCAAAAGGGATGGAGTCAGCACTTGGAATAATTGTTGGCTTATCGAGTAAAGCCCCAATTACCATTTTTGACGAACCATATATAGGACTTGATGCAGCAGCACGCCGGAGATTCTATGAAATCCTTCTTGAGGAATATGAAAAAGAAAAACGAATCATTATTTTCTCTACCCATTTGATTGATGAAGTAAGTCTATTGTTTGAAGAAATTTTAATCATTCAAGACGGACGGTTGATTTTACGCGAGGAGGCGGATGTATTGCGCCATAGTACATGTGCCGTTACGGGATCAATCCAACAGGTTGAAGCGTTTAGCAAGGACAAAAAGGTTCTAAATAAAAAAGAACTTGCTGGCATGATGACCGCCTTCGTATATTGCCGTAAGGAAGAAGCAGTTGCTGAGGGGTTAAAAGCTGAAGGAATTCCCGTCCAAGAATTAATGATCCATTTAACGGAAAATAAGGGGGCATAG
- a CDS encoding GntR family transcriptional regulator gives MKNTLDENKPIFLQIKEQLEDSIISGNVKAMERVPSTNEFASFYQINPATAAKGINELVNENILFKKRGVGMFVTENAKELLIQKHQETFYENFILPIKSEARKLRIDKEDLIAMINKEADSNGN, from the coding sequence ATGAAAAATACACTTGATGAAAATAAACCTATATTTTTGCAAATTAAAGAACAACTAGAGGACTCGATTATTAGTGGTAATGTCAAAGCGATGGAACGTGTACCTTCAACGAATGAGTTTGCCAGTTTTTATCAAATCAATCCAGCGACAGCGGCGAAGGGGATAAATGAATTGGTGAATGAAAACATTCTGTTTAAAAAAAGGGGTGTGGGTATGTTTGTTACTGAAAATGCTAAAGAACTTTTGATCCAAAAACACCAAGAAACATTTTATGAAAATTTTATTTTACCGATTAAGAGCGAGGCAAGAAAGCTGCGGATTGATAAAGAAGATTTGATTGCAATGATAAACAAGGAGGCTGATAGTAATGGAAATTAG
- a CDS encoding ComEC/Rec2 family competence protein has translation MGKYTWFVFVLLFIILMIQPVDSIHAEQQQNMEVHFIDVGQGDCILIQTPENKTILIDGGTPNSGGEIVDFLEQQQIQTINLLIVTHPDIDHIGGLTKVMKSTKIDQILDSGKLYTTNTYRKYINQIAKQNIPVEIAKKDQLIKLDPALKIRVLNTYEPFRTNNESSIALKVTYKEMDFLFMGDIRKEQEKEIIKSGGLQSEIIKIAHHGSRTSSSLDFLKKANPEIAILTYSKQNDYGHPVEDVIENLYKVNALIFSTAVYGNITVTTNGNEYYIWTEKSPMSGILEKG, from the coding sequence ATGGGAAAGTATACTTGGTTTGTTTTTGTGTTACTATTTATCATTTTAATGATTCAGCCTGTCGACTCCATTCATGCGGAACAACAACAGAATATGGAGGTTCATTTCATTGATGTTGGGCAGGGAGACTGCATTTTAATACAAACACCGGAGAACAAAACCATATTAATTGATGGGGGAACACCTAATTCTGGTGGTGAAATAGTGGACTTCCTTGAACAGCAGCAAATCCAAACCATTAATTTACTTATTGTTACCCATCCGGATATTGACCATATTGGTGGACTTACCAAGGTAATGAAATCCACCAAAATTGATCAGATCCTCGATTCTGGAAAACTCTACACGACAAACACATACCGAAAATATATTAATCAAATAGCAAAACAAAATATCCCGGTTGAAATAGCAAAAAAGGATCAATTGATTAAACTTGACCCAGCACTGAAAATTCGTGTTTTGAATACCTATGAACCATTTCGTACTAATAATGAGTCATCAATTGCATTGAAGGTTACGTATAAGGAAATGGATTTCTTATTTATGGGTGATATTAGAAAAGAGCAGGAGAAGGAAATTATAAAGTCAGGGGGTCTTCAATCTGAAATCATTAAAATTGCACACCATGGTAGTCGTACGAGCAGTTCATTGGATTTTTTAAAAAAGGCCAATCCAGAGATTGCAATCTTGACCTATAGTAAACAAAATGATTATGGTCACCCAGTTGAAGATGTTATTGAAAATCTATATAAGGTTAATGCCCTTATCTTTTCCACAGCTGTTTATGGGAATATCACAGTCACTACCAATGGCAACGAGTACTACATTTGGACAGAAAAAAGCCCGATGAGCGGAATACTGGAAAAAGGCTGA
- a CDS encoding ATP-dependent Clp protease ATP-binding subunit produces the protein MQCQQCGIRPADINVMMQLNNEKVKMHLCNQCFQELQGKLINSNGFFSGSGFNQNQQDSFKENFAQGNGASNVGTKTGQKQGNGLLDNLGKNLSNAARAGLIDPVIGRDQEVKRVIETLNRRNKNNPVLIGEPGVGKTAIAEGLALKVVEGNVPTKLANKEIYILDVASLVANTSMRGQFEERMKQLVQELQTRKNVILFVDEIHLLVGAGTAESSQMDAGNILKPALARGELQLIGATTLKEYRKIEKDAALERRFQPIIVKEPSQEEAIQILNGIKDRYEKFHEVSYSDEAIRAFVTLSGRYIQDRFLPDKAIDLMDEVGSRLNLANTEKDTDSLQQRLDEIVNEKEKAAEEENYERAANLRYQEIQLQKQLEKAKNEAQITEVGVEDILLIVEEKTGIPVTKLQKDEQEKMKNIAANLKENVIGQEQAVDKVAKAIRRSRAGLKSKYRPIGSFLFVGPTGVGKTELTRALANELFGSRDSLIRLDMSEYMEKHAVSKIIGSPPGYVGHEEAGQLTEKVRRNPYSILLLDEIEKAHPDVQNMFLQIMEDGHLTDSHGRTVSFKETVIIMTSNAGTGEKQIQVGFNSEHEAVTTLENLSAYFKPEFLNRFDSIISFNELSEDNLLQIVDLMLTDLEQTLDDNQLSVEITESAKRELVRLGYDKRFGARPLRRVIQDKIEDQLTDLLLEDETVDHVHVDLVEDQIVVSKA, from the coding sequence ATGCAATGTCAACAATGTGGTATTCGTCCGGCTGATATAAATGTAATGATGCAATTAAATAATGAAAAAGTGAAAATGCATTTGTGCAATCAATGCTTTCAAGAATTGCAAGGGAAATTAATCAACTCAAATGGTTTCTTTTCTGGTTCAGGATTTAACCAGAATCAGCAAGATTCATTTAAGGAAAACTTTGCACAGGGTAATGGTGCATCAAATGTTGGAACAAAGACCGGACAAAAACAAGGAAATGGTTTATTAGATAACTTAGGAAAGAACTTATCTAATGCGGCACGTGCAGGATTAATCGATCCAGTAATTGGACGAGATCAAGAAGTAAAACGAGTAATTGAAACATTAAATAGACGGAATAAAAACAACCCAGTTCTAATTGGTGAACCGGGTGTTGGTAAAACAGCAATAGCAGAAGGTTTAGCATTAAAAGTCGTTGAAGGAAATGTACCGACTAAATTAGCTAACAAAGAAATATATATTTTAGATGTAGCGTCACTAGTAGCTAATACTAGCATGCGTGGGCAATTTGAAGAACGAATGAAACAATTAGTTCAGGAATTACAAACAAGGAAGAATGTAATTCTATTCGTTGACGAAATTCATTTACTAGTTGGAGCAGGTACAGCAGAAAGCTCACAAATGGACGCGGGAAATATCTTAAAACCTGCATTAGCACGAGGGGAATTGCAATTAATTGGTGCAACAACTCTAAAGGAATATCGTAAAATTGAGAAGGATGCTGCTCTAGAACGACGCTTCCAGCCAATTATTGTAAAAGAGCCTTCTCAAGAAGAAGCAATCCAAATACTAAATGGGATTAAAGATCGTTACGAAAAGTTCCATGAAGTGAGTTATTCTGATGAAGCAATTCGTGCTTTTGTAACACTTTCCGGTCGCTATATTCAAGATCGGTTCTTACCAGACAAAGCTATTGATCTAATGGATGAAGTTGGATCCCGATTAAATTTAGCAAATACGGAAAAGGATACCGATTCGCTGCAACAACGCTTAGATGAAATTGTTAATGAAAAAGAAAAAGCTGCTGAAGAAGAAAACTATGAACGGGCAGCGAATCTACGTTATCAAGAAATTCAATTACAAAAACAACTTGAAAAGGCGAAAAATGAAGCACAAATTACGGAAGTTGGAGTAGAGGACATCCTGTTAATTGTTGAAGAAAAAACGGGTATTCCTGTTACAAAGCTCCAAAAAGATGAGCAGGAAAAAATGAAAAATATTGCTGCTAACTTAAAGGAAAATGTAATTGGACAAGAGCAAGCGGTAGATAAGGTAGCGAAAGCGATTCGCCGGAGCCGGGCAGGACTTAAGTCCAAATATCGTCCTATTGGTTCATTCTTATTCGTTGGTCCAACTGGTGTTGGTAAAACCGAATTAACAAGAGCACTTGCAAATGAACTGTTTGGTTCACGTGATTCTCTGATTCGTCTGGACATGAGTGAATATATGGAGAAACACGCCGTGTCTAAAATTATCGGCTCACCTCCCGGCTATGTTGGCCATGAAGAAGCAGGACAATTAACCGAGAAAGTACGCCGTAACCCATATTCTATTCTGTTACTTGATGAAATTGAAAAGGCACATCCGGATGTACAAAACATGTTCCTGCAAATCATGGAGGATGGTCATTTAACCGATTCCCATGGTCGTACTGTAAGCTTTAAAGAAACAGTCATTATTATGACGAGTAACGCTGGGACAGGAGAGAAACAAATACAAGTAGGCTTTAATAGCGAACATGAAGCTGTAACGACACTTGAAAACCTAAGCGCATATTTTAAACCGGAATTCTTAAATCGGTTTGATTCCATCATCTCATTCAATGAATTATCTGAAGATAACTTATTGCAAATTGTCGACTTAATGCTTACTGATCTTGAACAAACATTAGATGACAATCAATTATCAGTTGAGATTACTGAATCCGCAAAACGTGAATTAGTAAGACTTGGCTATGATAAACGATTCGGTGCACGGCCTCTTCGTCGGGTAATTCAAGACAAAATTGAAGACCAATTAACTGATCTATTGCTTGAAGATGAAACTGTCGACCATGTCCATGTTGATTTAGTTGAAGATCAAATCGTTGTTAGTAAGGCATAA
- a CDS encoding PepSY domain-containing protein has translation MYYNRPDQHWQNWNRRITIEEAMNIASEQVPGQIVKVELDTKYGAWIYEVDIITPQGMEYEVEVDVNTSGIISVKPD, from the coding sequence ATGTATTACAATCGCCCAGATCAGCACTGGCAAAACTGGAATCGCAGAATAACAATAGAAGAAGCTATGAATATTGCTTCTGAACAGGTTCCAGGTCAAATAGTTAAGGTCGAATTAGATACAAAATATGGAGCCTGGATTTATGAAGTAGATATCATTACCCCTCAAGGAATGGAATATGAAGTAGAAGTTGACGTTAATACCAGCGGAATAATCAGCGTAAAACCGGATTAA